In Hydractinia symbiolongicarpus strain clone_291-10 chromosome 13, HSymV2.1, whole genome shotgun sequence, a single genomic region encodes these proteins:
- the LOC130624062 gene encoding uncharacterized protein LOC130624062 isoform X1, with amino-acid sequence MTCTHLAKLWTFVIILVAVKYSDAQLRVLTTNIDSTTKTFPFPPINLNTKADVVIGRVRAEDSFDKSAIIEHYLVNVSYLLQDSYQPSVSDRPTPKWQSIAETKTINDCSLSTLLNYPELRRKFCIDHVTGDIKVTKYFNEAPPRSGTTILLKILYKSGARTYSRDVSPHSVRIFSSCDRMKQIYINMTKICWLNDVITQNIHTNKESVYTNDISIPTSAGITYISAISVDLTSDSFVTTEGNENPVALADIAKGRKFIVRVLAGVHNRKGNFTFLGIGTYYVQLDPPIKSSSKLPVLLTFSDLELGKVNFKQTKISLLSLPVKDFCENGAQCTISANKYYMEYQKYYKECRFEDNYLLYSKYGYCSDNMAPAVSRTTAQIDWDKLNLLRHPQLVIKDYTTGPNVFSYSIKQVVVKYINNNLQRINITAHANCTSKTYNVTLPLAYFCINEQTGALYTTIEAALVSPDDVFNVTIQVRDTENYPPRIIQPVFSISFKSVCKSTVALYRPVYKQCDKNASLATFSTVTPGTIDIITPSPSSTYYITGLYKGSGLSRQSLSHVGNFIRVRLESDGKAIETKHYNLGQYTAFNRPLLHEDNKKLYGITFTYYNATGKVESTYEYDTKEWRLVIIKKADYCTTGTNCVNLYRKFQKEYEKSFPIIESMCPDPDNSAFRTKYGYCNETSAPNVTKTEYDLFINIPYSETEVIPRDQPFYTSGNVFTYDIVKIISHGKFLGGSSRAPITLPTNCTKGYEDSPRRYFCINEKTGRVYTTSAIQGLVDLTTSFEIHVQITDDTSFPIRQIVARLNLKTTDKCAPASFLYQNLSSCVKYSTFSPTFVNTTAIFFRMRGKFQSIISLMFSKKDLQVENKTTIFVISAKVYIADGSIQQTATSSSILLSNLSLRAEVGLNLPSVLAGSSMEIFFIDHDTGKKININTDASYSLKFVKEYSCTSCVETYKNWRLQSVVAEKKSGAQCTSDPKFYARNFDVCIDPQPSFASPLSITSNIVTGMEVRITNCNYKSPYQFTNSYWLKDGTEKRNASTGDDGVIITKFSAFGDEVVDHSTNFPSYKVNDLVINRASITDQGSYQCAIESGSIKVMSKTIYLKLTDISETKFTMNIINRKWNEKLKTKKSTEFQQLETRLRRMIEDKLDAKECCGPKSNRFIEIDNFSNSSSVIAHGKVLFSSVTSPTRLSYCHRLPKIITDGNFGDLKVQDVNLLNFDCCLATTEGDENFKGRYTFPPTLAGTHTSLNCTYGSYVKGQQINRKCVFQAETGSKWSSLSLDVCQPKTETTKRLIALSNDTITADNVEETSSNLSNTVRNGELTNQFDINFISDIITTIIAVNRSNDQVTGNILDTVDSVMEADENLIVAANQQDQTSANILNQLEKLAQTQDFSNTGNLKIINKKHLAMGVIKPRQNSSLVFFSGNTGTAEINITQNADSSFSELSKAVCILPKEVVAESNDEAVYSFVFETDIFFLTANRNLSANTSKVHSLILSASVGRRHLENLSVPIELIFTKKVDISGKEKSVCKYWDASLNDSTTGYRSGGWSTRGCTTSTGEHPNQIKCSCNHLTNFALLLDVDQSGSNPLALQIVTWIGCGISLAGLFLTILTFTLFKNLRRKLPPKILISLCISLMAVLVIFLAGAEKTEPRIGCQVIAALLHYFILSTFFWMAVEGLNLYRNFVKVFSGGASNSRFLLKASLFAWGTPLVITGATAGAVSDFLGPASSEDPQFCVLRGTPFYFALIIPICIVMAGNFIVLILVIRGIKDGAKIKKESKKEENEKLTQARITFACSVLLGSTWLFAVLAVGDLRDFFQWLFCIFNSLQGLFIFIFYCFRNNEVKRHWRRFLGGQGLGEQSTWNKSKYNSRYTSVCCGRETDISMDTTGTKKNDKLTTNKQLLKSNEQLKKHSKFFTPIFAIFCDLKSYNVRHFKISFNWWK; translated from the exons atGACTTGTACCCATTTGGCAAAACTATGGACATTTGTTATCATTTTGGTTGCAGTCAAATATTCGG ATGCACAGTTGAGGGTATTAACGACCAACATAGactcaacaacaaaaacatttccCTTTCCACCAATCAATTTAAACACTAAAGCTGATGTTGTCATTGGACGAGTTAGAGCAGAAGACAGCTTTGACAAAAGCGCGATTATAGAACATTATTTAGTTAATGTTTCTTACTTATTGCAAGATAGCTACCAGCCGTCTGTATCTGATAGACCCA CACCAAAATGGCAATCAATTgctgaaacaaaaacaattaatgATTGTTCCCTCTCGACGTTATTAAACTATCCTGAACTTCGTCGCAAATTTTGCATCGACCATGTAACAGGAGACATAAAAGTGACTAAATACTTTAATGAAGCTCCTCCTAGAAGTGGTACCACAATATTGCTGAAAATTCTTTATAAATCTGGTGCCAGGACGTATTCACGCGACGTCAGTCCGCACTCTGTAAGGATATTCTCAAGTTGTGATCGTATGAAACAGATTTATATAAACATGACAAAAATATGCTGGCTTAATGACGTTATTACTCAAAATATACATACCAATAAAGAAAGTGTGTATACAAACGACATTAGCATACCGACATCCGCTGGAATTACTTATATTAGTGCCATTTCTGTAGATTTAACTTCCGATTCCTTTGTAACGACCGAGGGAAATGAAAATCCAGTTGCACTTGCAGATATTGCAAAAGGAAGAAAATTCATTGTGAGGGTCCTGGCAGGTGTTCACAACAGAAAGGGAAACTTTACCTTTTTAGGAATTGGAACCTATTACGTGCAACTTGATCCACCAATCAAATCTTCAAGTAAACTACCCGTTCTTCTAACTTTTTCTGATCTGGAACTTggaaaagttaattttaaacaaaccaaGATATCGTTATTAAGCCTACCGGTGAAAGATTTTTGTGAAAATGGAGCGCAATGTACAATTTCTGCAAACAAATATTATATGGAGTATCAAAAGTATTATAAGGAGTGCCGTTTTGAAGATAATTATTTGCTATACAGCAAGTATGGATATTGTAGTG ATAACATGGCACCAGCGGTTTCCAGAACGACAGCACAGATTGATTGGGATAAATTAAACTTACTGCGACACCCTCAACTGGTGATAAAAGATTATACCACTGGTCCAAATGTTTTTTCCTACAGTATTAAACAAGTTGTggtgaaatatataaataataatttacagcGAATCAATATTACTGCTCATGCTAACTGTACATCAAAAACTTATAATGTCACTCTACCTTTAGCTTATTTCTGCATAAATGAGCAAACAGGTGCCTTATACACAACAATTGAAGCCGCTCTTGTGTCACCAGATGACGTGTTTAATGTCACGATCCAAGTTAGAGATACTGAGAACTACCCACCAAGAATTATACAACCAGTATTTTCCATATCTTTTAAATCTGTTTGTAAAAGTACTGTTGCTTTATATAGACCTGTTTATAAACAGTGCGATAAAAATGCTTCGCTTGCAACATTTAGCACAGTAACTCCGGGCACGATAGATATTATCACGCCCTCGCCTTCAAGTACATATTATATTACCGGGCTGTACAAGGGAAGTGGCTTGAGTAGACAGTCTCTTAGTCATGTCGGGAACTTTATTCGGGTTAGATTAGAATCAGATGGAAAAGCAATTGAGACAAAACACTATAACCTTGGCCAGTACACAGCTTTTAACCGTCCACTTTTACACGAAGACAACAAGAAATTGTACGGCATAACATTCACGTATTATAACGCTACAGGTAAAGTTGAAAGCACATATGAATACGATACAAAAGAGTGGCGATTAGTTATTATAAAAAAGGCTGACTATTGCACTACTGGAACAAACTGCGTAAATTTATATCGCAAGTTTCAAAAAGAATACGAGAAAAGCTTTCCCATCATTGAGAGTATGTGCCCGGACCCGGACAACAGCGCATTCCGTACGAAGTATGGCTATTGCAACG AAACATCAGCACCAAATGTTACCAAGACAGAATATGATTTATTCATTAACATACCTTACAGTGAAACAGAAGTTATACCACGTGATCAGCCATTCTATACTTCAGGAAATGTGTTCACCTACGATATCGTTAAGATAATATCACACGGAAAGTTTCTGGGTGGCAGTTCAAGGGCGCCAATCACACTTCCGACTAACTGTACAAAGGGCTATGAAGACTCTCCAAGAAGATATTTTTGCATCAATGAAAAGACGGGCAGAGTATATACAACTAGTGCAATCCAAGGGCTGGTTGATTTAACTACATCTTTTGAAATTCATGTTCAAATTACAGATGATACATCATTTCCCATTCGACAGATTGTCGCACGTCTTAACCTTAAAACAACCGACAAATGTGCTCCAGCAAGTTTTCTTTATCAGAATTTGTCGTCATGCGTCAAGTATTCAACTTTTTCACCGACATTTGTCAATACAACAGCTATATTTTTTCGGATGAGAGGAAAGTTTCAAAGTATCATTAGTCTCATGTTCAGTAAGAAAGATCTGCAAGTTGAAAATAAAACCACAATATTTGTGATTTCAGCAAAAGTTTACATTGCTGATGGATCTATCCAGCAAACCGCAACGTCGTCAAGTATCTTACTCTCTAATTTGTCGCTGAGAGCAGAAGTTGGTTTAAATTTACCGTCAGTTTTAGCAGGTTCAtccatggaaatattttttattgatcaTGACACGggtaaaaaaatcaatataaaCACTGACGCCAGCTATTCGTTAAAGTTTGTGAAAGAATATTCCTGCACCTCTTGTGTTGAAACATACAAGAATTGGAGATTACAATCCGTTGTTGCAGAAAAGAAGTCTGGTGCACAGTGTACAAGTGACCCCAAATTCTATGctcgaaattttgatgtgtgTATAG ATCCACAACCTTCATTTGCCTCCCCACTCTCAATTACATCGAACATTGTTACTGGCATGGAAGTTAGAATTACGAATTGTAACTATAAATCACCATATCAATTTACGAATTCGTACTGGTTAAAAGATGGTACGGAAAAGAGAAATGCTAGTACCGGTGATGATGGTGTCataataacaaaattttctGCATTTGGAGATGAAGTTGTAGATCATAGTACTAACTTCCCATCATATAAAGTGAACGACCTTGTTATAAACAGAGCAAGTATAACTGACCAAGGCAGTTACCAATGCGCAATTGAGAGTGGATCGATAAAAGTGATGTCGAAAACAATCTACTTAAAGCtaacag ataTTTCAGAAACAAAGTTTACGATGAACATAATAAATAGAAAATGGAATGAAAAATTAAAGACGAAGAAATCTACTGAGTTTCAGCAACTTGAAACAAGATTGAGAAGAATG ATTGAGGACAAATTAGACGCCAAAGAATGTTGTGGTCCAAAATCAAATCGTTTCATTGAGATTGACAACTTTTCAAA CTCGTCGTCTGTGATCGCACATGGCAAAGTATTGTTTAGCAGCGTCACGTCGCCAACGAGGTTATCATATTGTCACCGTCTACCTAAAATCATCACAGATGGAAACTTTGGTGACTTGAAGGTCCAAGATGTTAATTTACTCAATTTCG atTGTTGCTTGGCTACAACAGAAGGTGATGAGAATTTCAAAGGAAGGTACACATTTCCACCTACATTAGCTGGTACTCACACGAGTCTCAACTGCACGTATGGTTCATATGTTAAAGGACAACAAATTAATCGTAAATGCGTATTTCAAGCAGAAACAGGGTCGAAATGGAGTTCTTTATCATTGGATGTATGTCAACcaaaaacagaaacaacaaaAAGGCTGATTGCGCTTTCAAAT GATACAATAACAGCGGACAACGTAGAAGAGACATCCAGCAATCTCAGTAATACAGTAAGAAATGGAGAATTAACAAATCAATTTGACATCAATTTCATATCTGACATCATCACCACCATCATTGCAGTAAACAGGTCTAATGATCAG GTCACTGGTAATATCTTAGACACGGTTGATTCTGTAATGGAAGCGGATGAAAATTTAATAGTAGCTGCAAATCAACAAGATCAAACATCTGCCAACATTTTAAACCAGTTGGAAAAATTAGCTCAAACCCAAGACTTCTCTAATACAGGAAATCTTaaaatcataaataaaaaacatttagcaATGGGAGTTATTAAACCACGTCAAAACTCCTCTCTCGTGTTTTTCTCTGGAAATACTGGCACAGCGGAAATTAACATCACACAAAATGCTGATTCCAGTTTTTCTGAGTTGTCTAAAGCGGTGTGTATTTTGCCGAAAGAAGTTGTAGCCGAATCGAACGATGAAGCCGTGTATTCGTTTGTTTTTGAAACAgacattttctttttaacaGCGAATAGAAATTTAAGTGCGAATACTTCTAAAGTGCACAGTCTCATATTGTCTGCTTCTGTTGGACGGAGACATTTAGAAAATCTTTCTGTTCCCATAGAGCTGATATTCACTAAGAAAGTGGATATAAGTGGCAAAGAAAAAAGTGTTTGTAAATACTGGGATGCAAGTCTAAACG ACTCTACCACAGGATATCGTAGTGGTGGGTGGTCGACAAGAGGGTGCACGACATCCACTGGTGAGCATCCCAATCAGATAAAATGTAGCTGTAATCACTTGACAAATTTTGCTCTACTACTTGACGTTGATCAGTCTGGCTCAAATCCATTGGCTCTTCAGATTGTTACTTGGATTGGATGTGGAATTTCATTGGCTGGCCTTTTTCTTACAATATTGACATTCACACTGTTTAA GAACCTAAGACGAAAACTCCCACCAAAGATCTTGATAAGTTTGTGTATATCATTGATGGCAGTTCTGGTAATTTTTTTGGCCGGTGCTGAAAAAACTGAACCACGAATCGGATGTCAAGTCATTGCTGCTTTGCTTCATTATTTCATCCTCAGTACGTTCTTTTGGATGGCTGTAGAAGGCTTGAATCTGTACAGAAACTTTGTGAAAGTGTTTAGTGGAGGAGCCAGCAACTCACGATTTCTGCTAAAAGCTTCATTGTTTGCTTGGG gTACGCCCCTTGTTATAACTGGGGCAACTGCTGGTGCAGTTTCTGATTTTCTGGGACCAGCATCAAGTGAGGATCCACAATT TTGCGTATTGAGAGGGACGCCATTTTACTTCGCGCTCATTATACCTATTTGCATCGTAATGGCGGGAAACTTTATTGTTCTCATTCTCGTGATTCGTGGAATTAAAGATggcgcaaaaataaaaaaagaaagcaagaaAGAAGAAAACGAAAAATTAACTCAAGCACGAATCACATTTGCTTGTTCAGTGTTGCTTGGTTCGACATGGCTGTTCGCAGTGCTTGCTGTTGGTGACTTGCGGGATTTCTTTCAGTGGCTGTTCTGTATTTTCAACTCCCTACAAGGcttgtttatatttatattttattgtttccggAATAATGAGGTGAAAAGACATTGGAGAAGATTTTTAGGGGGTCAAGGATTGGGTGAGCAATCAACGTGGAATAAAAGTAAATACAACAGCAGATACACTTCAG TTTGTTGTGGAAGAGAAACAGACATAAGCATGGACACGACAGGTaccaaaaaaaatgacaaactaACAACTAACAAACAATTATTGAAATCTAATGAACaactaaaaaaacattcaaagttTTTCACGCCCATATTCGCCATTTTTTGCGACCTAAAGTCATATAATGTTAGACATTTTAAGATAAGTTTTAACTGGTGGAAGTAG